The Thermotoga sp. DNA window GAAGTTGAGGATATTCAGAGATTCCCGATCCCTGATCTCGTAGACCTTCCTGAAAAAGGATTCTCTGTTGTTTGATCCAAAAATCCATCTGAAATATACCCTTGTTCTATCTTTCGGAAATCGTTCCAGAACGTCCAGAAACTCTTCCACACGATGGAAGTTGTCGGGTCCTACATTCATCCTGAACGTGACCTGAAGTTTCTCTGTAACCCTGAAGAGATTCTCCAGATTTTCCACAATGGTGTTGAAAGTTCTTCCACCACCCTTCAAAGGTCTGTACCTATCGTGAACATCTTTAGGACCATCGATCGTTATTTGAACGCTTCTGATTTCGAGCTCATCAAGCCATTCCGCCTTTTCTCTGTCAAGAAGGTATCCGTTTGTTGACATAGAGGAGTAAAAATTCACATTGTTTTCCCTCCATGCTTCTATCAACGATGAGTTTATGAACTTCACCACGTCGAAACACAAAAGAGGTTCTCCTCCGAACCAGCCTACACTTATAGATTTTTTAACTCGAATTAGTCTTTTCAGGTAGTCCACAATTCTTTCTGCCATTTTCGCTGTCATCGAAGGACCTGCCTTCGATTCATAGCAGTAGATACAATCAAAATTACATGCCAGAGTGGGTATGATCGTGATCATAACCGAGGAAGAATCATAACGGGTCGTTCTGTTCATAAGTTTTAGATGCTCTATCTCGTCAAAGTCTTTATCAACGATATATCCACCGTAGATCAAATCTTTCTTTATGGAGAACCATTCTTCAGGGATCTCTCCGTTTGGATCTTTGAGAATCTTTTCTGCAATTTCTGCTTTGCCTTTTTCCAAACGCGCGATTGCTCTGGTTAGAAAATTCACAAACACAACATAGTCGCCATCCCTGAAGATCACATTGTACCTTGAAGGTTTGAACATGAAAGATCACCCCTCAGTTTTTCGCAAACAGCTGGTACAGTTCACGTTTGGAGGGCACACCAGACAACCAGCACACATATCATCAAAGCATCCAGAACAGTTCAGATCCCAGCAATCACAATTGGGATTTGTGGAACAGCAAAGAGGAGAAAGAGAGTTGTCCGGAAAATTCAAAAACTCCATGTTATTACCCCCATGGTAAATACTTTTTAGCATGCACAATCGTTGCACACCATGTTTATGCAATCACAGTTGCCGTTCTTATCACAACACATGATATCTTCAACTGGTTTAAAAACCTCTAATGGATCGTTCAAGAATTCCATAAGTTTTCACCCTCCTTCTTATGGCACAATACACAATGTACAGAGAGCGTTACAATCACATACTGCATTGCATGAAGGGTCACATATCCCGTTACAATCTGGATTGAAACACTCAGAACAGTTCCCATTACTTTGACAACACTCCAGACCAATTTCTCCCATGGTCGGGTTATTTAAAAATTCCATGGTTTACCTCCTTTCTAAATTTTTTATTTTGCTCTCCTAAGTCGATGATTTCTGCAGACAGCACCACATTTCTCGTATATAGTTTGCAGTCCCATCCTCACTCGCTTTTTGCGCTCTGGGAATATGTTCCATTTTCTGTCTTAGTTTTGTCGGCGAGACGTAACGGCACCAGGACCAAAAGAT harbors:
- a CDS encoding radical SAM protein yields the protein MFKPSRYNVIFRDGDYVVFVNFLTRAIARLEKGKAEIAEKILKDPNGEIPEEWFSIKKDLIYGGYIVDKDFDEIEHLKLMNRTTRYDSSSVMITIIPTLACNFDCIYCYESKAGPSMTAKMAERIVDYLKRLIRVKKSISVGWFGGEPLLCFDVVKFINSSLIEAWRENNVNFYSSMSTNGYLLDREKAEWLDELEIRSVQITIDGPKDVHDRYRPLKGGGRTFNTIVENLENLFRVTEKLQVTFRMNVGPDNFHRVEEFLDVLERFPKDRTRVYFRWIFGSNNRESFFRKVYEIRDRESLNILNF